The Humulus lupulus chromosome 3, drHumLupu1.1, whole genome shotgun sequence genome window below encodes:
- the LOC133824306 gene encoding uncharacterized protein LOC133824306 — protein sequence MAKGARNVGKAKAKGKVRKSRPSSSDRIIKTRSMDAILGDVDLGKDASPPILRSLHSQKLLASSCGDQSTRLESHLTQEKKSGIKIEPEDIVEEISYMKTSIICYVVGSDPPISVLDGFVRRLWKDNLDKVGLLSHGFLVVDICSLGKKPLVMKPWNSVDDFSKEDITSVPTWVQFGGLDIKYWGERSLFRIVGQIRRPIQVDNITKHRDRLCYPRILIEVSMDQDFPARIGFMNEFDQEIELQVQYEWVPIVCQHCSGFGHETQLCRKKQ from the exons ATGGCAAAGGGAGCTAGGAATGTGGGGAAAGCTAAAGCAAAGGGCAAAGTCAGGAAATCTAGACCTTCGTCTTCTGATAGGATTATCAAAACACGATCGATGGATGCAATTTTGGGG GATGTGGATTTAGGTAAGGATGCTTCTCCTCCGATATTACGATCTCTCCATTCTCAGAAGCTACTGGCTAGTTCGTGTGGAGATCAATCAACTAGACTCGAGTCTCATCTGACCCAGGAGAAGAAATCTGGAATCAAAATTGAACCCGAGGATATAGTTGAGGAGATTAGCTACATGAAAACTTCAATTATTTGTTATGTAGTTGGATCTGATCCTCCAATCAGTGTTCTGGATGGTTTTGTGAGGCGTTTATGGAAAGATAATTTGGATAAGGTAGGACTACTTTCTCATG GATTCTTGGTGGTGGATATTTGTTCTTTGGGAAAAAAACCTCTGGTTATGAAACCATGGAATTCAGTGGATGATTTCTCTAAAGAGGATATTACTTCAGTACCTACTTGGGTCCAATTTGGAGGTTTAGATATCAAGTATTGGGGTGAACGGTCACTCTTTAGGATTGTGGGGCAGATAAGGAGACCAATTCAAGTTGATAACATTACAAAACATAGGGATAGGCTTTGTTACCCTAGAATCCTGATTGAGGTTAGTATGGATCAGGATTTTCCAGCTAGAATTGGGTTCATGAATGAATTTGATCAGGAAATTGAACTTCAAGTGCAGTATGAATGGGTTCCCATTGTATGTCAACATTGTTCTGGTTTTGGACATGAGACTCAGTTATGCAGGAAGAAACAATAG